A portion of the Nitrospira sp. genome contains these proteins:
- a CDS encoding 50S ribosomal protein L28 codes for MAFACDLCGKKHQTGNNVSHANNKTKRVFNPNLQRVKALVNGSALRIRVCTRCLRSGLVKKAV; via the coding sequence GTGGCATTTGCCTGTGATCTCTGTGGGAAAAAGCATCAAACCGGTAATAACGTCAGCCACGCAAACAACAAGACGAAGCGCGTCTTCAATCCCAACCTGCAGCGAGTGAAGGCGCTGGTAAACGGGTCGGCCTTGCGCATTCGGGTTTGCACGCGTTGCCTGCGGTCCGGCCTGGTTAAAAAAGCCGTCTGA
- a CDS encoding cobalamin-binding protein, with translation MRAVRIVSSRRFAAACIGVVASVLLACLAFAFGETQEDHTVMKRRQQGILTGMPFMANITPRTFIDDAGRKLYVAKAPTRVVSLAPSITEMLFALGLDEQIVGVTEFCDFPAAAKAKSKVGYANPNLESLLALRPELIIAPREFHRANVLAKLEELKIPVLLLEATSVENIFSHIHTLGRIFDRSTEAHAMTAAMRSRMAEISSRTEHLPRIRVLYVINSQPLITVGPGSYIHQMIGLAGGTNIASGAATPYPRLTMETVLKEDPEVLIFPMGSVETVPRREQQEWRRWTTLTAVQQNRLREVSANALNRPGPRVMEGLEELVRVIHPEAFPPESVPVQP, from the coding sequence TTGCGCGCCGTTCGAATCGTCTCCAGTCGCCGGTTCGCAGCCGCATGCATCGGCGTGGTCGCGTCTGTGCTGCTGGCCTGCCTTGCCTTCGCATTCGGAGAGACCCAGGAAGATCACACGGTGATGAAACGTCGTCAGCAAGGCATCCTTACGGGCATGCCGTTCATGGCCAATATTACCCCGCGCACCTTCATCGACGATGCGGGCAGAAAACTCTATGTCGCCAAGGCGCCCACACGGGTCGTGTCATTGGCGCCGAGCATCACGGAGATGTTGTTTGCGTTGGGGCTGGACGAACAGATCGTCGGGGTCACGGAGTTTTGCGATTTCCCGGCAGCAGCCAAGGCTAAATCCAAGGTCGGGTACGCCAACCCCAATCTTGAATCCCTCTTGGCCCTCCGGCCGGAATTGATCATTGCGCCGCGGGAGTTCCACCGCGCGAATGTGTTGGCCAAGCTGGAGGAATTGAAGATTCCGGTGCTCCTGCTGGAAGCCACTTCGGTGGAGAACATTTTTTCGCACATTCACACGCTGGGACGCATTTTCGATCGTTCGACGGAAGCCCATGCCATGACCGCGGCCATGCGGAGTCGAATGGCCGAGATCAGCAGTCGAACCGAGCACCTGCCGCGCATCCGCGTGCTGTATGTGATCAACAGCCAGCCCTTGATCACGGTCGGTCCCGGCAGTTACATCCACCAGATGATCGGCCTGGCCGGGGGAACCAATATCGCCTCCGGAGCTGCAACACCCTATCCACGGCTGACCATGGAAACGGTCCTGAAAGAAGATCCCGAAGTGCTGATCTTCCCAATGGGGTCGGTTGAAACGGTGCCTCGACGCGAACAGCAGGAGTGGCGGCGCTGGACGACCCTGACCGCTGTGCAGCAGAACCGGTTGCGCGAGGTTTCGGCCAATGCGCTCAATCGTCCCGGGCCTCGTGTGATGGAAGGGTTGGAAGAACTCGTGAGGGTGATTCACCCCGAGGCCTTTCCTCCCGAATCGGTACCGGTCCAGCCATGA
- a CDS encoding SemiSWEET transporter: protein MDQVTLIGLLAGTLTTIAFIPQLQQTWRTRSAQDVSLGMLLTFVTGVFLWLIYGLMLGALPIILANVVTLVLTLAILILKLRYRS, encoded by the coding sequence ATGGATCAGGTCACGCTCATCGGATTGCTGGCAGGGACCCTCACCACCATCGCGTTCATTCCTCAGCTGCAACAGACCTGGCGCACTCGTTCCGCCCAGGATGTGTCGCTGGGAATGTTGCTCACCTTCGTGACCGGGGTCTTTCTCTGGCTGATCTACGGGCTTATGCTCGGCGCCTTGCCCATTATTCTGGCGAATGTCGTGACCCTGGTGTTGACCCTGGCGATTCTCATCCTGAAGCTCCGGTATCGCTCGTAG
- a CDS encoding iron ABC transporter permease — translation MMPSVGHSTSPAPALTSPPLPSTSRHSSAPMTGHERPFQEAILTPVRWCVIMGSLSVVALILAVVCLQLGTQYIGLGKLISVLSSALLDQPTDNDVLKTTSVILLQVRLPRVFLGFLVGVCLASVGVALQALLRNPLADPYVLGVSSGAALGVAVAVLFGIGTTVLAFSLLPVCGFLGGLVALLVVYRMAATYDRLPIHSVLLAGVILNAIFSALIMFITSIMEPNRSFGMMAWLMGSLTAPAYPALAALSVYLLAGLFLLFKQVRVLNILALGEEPARSLGIDTERAKRVIFLVSALLTGAVVSVSGMIGFIGMIIPHAVRLVIGADHRLLLPASALVGGIFLMVADTMARTFFVPSEVPVGIITALAGGPFFVYLLVWRKDRLV, via the coding sequence ATGATGCCTTCGGTCGGCCACTCCACGTCACCTGCTCCAGCATTGACCTCGCCCCCGTTGCCTTCCACGAGCCGTCACAGTTCCGCTCCAATGACCGGACATGAACGGCCGTTTCAGGAGGCCATCCTGACTCCGGTGCGCTGGTGCGTCATCATGGGCAGTTTGTCGGTCGTCGCGCTGATCCTGGCTGTCGTCTGTCTGCAACTCGGGACACAGTACATCGGACTCGGGAAACTTATCAGCGTGCTGTCGTCCGCGCTGCTCGACCAGCCTACCGACAACGACGTGCTCAAGACGACCAGCGTCATCCTGCTGCAGGTGCGTCTGCCGCGAGTCTTTCTGGGATTTCTGGTGGGAGTCTGCCTGGCGTCGGTCGGTGTGGCGCTGCAGGCCCTGCTCAGAAATCCTCTGGCCGATCCCTATGTGCTCGGGGTATCCAGTGGAGCCGCGCTGGGTGTGGCTGTCGCGGTGCTGTTCGGGATCGGGACCACGGTCCTCGCATTTTCGCTCCTGCCGGTCTGCGGGTTTTTAGGTGGACTGGTGGCCCTGCTGGTGGTCTATCGGATGGCGGCCACCTACGACCGGCTTCCGATTCATTCCGTGCTGCTGGCCGGTGTGATCCTGAACGCAATTTTCTCGGCGCTGATCATGTTCATCACCTCGATTATGGAACCGAATCGTTCCTTCGGCATGATGGCCTGGCTCATGGGATCGCTCACGGCCCCGGCCTATCCCGCGTTGGCTGCGCTGTCGGTCTATCTGTTGGCCGGTCTCTTCCTGCTTTTCAAGCAGGTGCGGGTCCTGAACATCCTGGCCTTGGGTGAAGAGCCGGCACGGTCGTTGGGAATCGATACCGAACGCGCCAAACGGGTGATCTTTCTGGTGTCGGCGCTGCTCACCGGCGCCGTGGTGTCTGTCAGCGGCATGATCGGATTCATCGGGATGATCATTCCTCACGCGGTGCGCCTGGTGATCGGGGCGGATCATCGATTGCTCCTGCCGGCTTCAGCGCTCGTGGGCGGCATATTTTTGATGGTGGCCGATACCATGGCCCGGACATTCTTCGTGCCGTCGGAAGTCCCGGTCGGAATCATCACGGCCCTCGCGGGCGGCCCGTTCTTTGTCTACCTGCTGGTCTGGCGAAAGGATCGGCTCGTATGA
- a CDS encoding transposase produces MTVKTVCRRYHVSPQTVYRWRKKLSAQGTSSIERLHHLENENRKLKRKVAELSLDYNTLRIALITQAKTEC; encoded by the coding sequence GTGACTGTGAAAACTGTCTGCCGCCGGTATCATGTTTCGCCGCAGACGGTCTATCGCTGGCGGAAAAAACTCAGCGCCCAAGGAACTAGTTCCATCGAACGCCTGCATCACTTGGAGAATGAAAATCGTAAATTGAAGCGAAAGGTCGCCGAATTGTCGCTGGACTATAATACGCTCAGGATAGCACTCATTACCCAGGCCAAAACCGAATGCTAA
- a CDS encoding ABC transporter ATP-binding protein yields the protein MRLPVDPMCTADVAAGAYSDRHHAYDVQGASFCYGKLPGRESRWVLSDVSLYVEAGEILGIVGPNGSGKTSLVKLLAKLAVPQRGTLSLFGRNLADLSREETARTVAFVPQESPPAFSFTVAETVLMGRYPHRRQTRWSLGFGWEDREDCAAAVQAMATMDIGHLASRAVTDLSGGERQRTMIARALAQTPRVLLLDEPTAFLDLQHQLEICSVLRRLTDEQGLTVVIVSHDLNLASQYCDRIVMLKEGSMYSMGTPAEVLSVEALRAVYGCEVLIDPHPESGLPRITLPRQAVPFRG from the coding sequence ATGAGGCTTCCTGTAGACCCGATGTGTACGGCTGATGTTGCGGCTGGTGCCTACTCGGACCGGCACCATGCCTACGATGTGCAGGGGGCCTCGTTCTGCTATGGCAAGTTGCCCGGGCGGGAAAGCCGGTGGGTCCTCAGCGATGTGAGCCTGTACGTCGAGGCAGGCGAAATACTCGGTATCGTCGGTCCCAACGGGTCGGGCAAGACGTCACTCGTGAAACTCCTGGCCAAGCTTGCTGTGCCTCAACGGGGAACCCTCTCGCTCTTCGGAAGAAACCTGGCTGACCTTTCACGAGAGGAGACGGCGCGGACCGTGGCGTTCGTCCCGCAGGAAAGTCCGCCGGCTTTCTCCTTTACGGTGGCGGAAACGGTGTTGATGGGACGGTATCCGCATCGCCGACAGACCAGGTGGAGTCTCGGGTTCGGCTGGGAAGATCGGGAGGATTGTGCGGCGGCTGTTCAGGCCATGGCCACGATGGACATCGGCCATCTGGCTTCGCGTGCGGTGACCGACCTGTCCGGCGGTGAACGTCAACGTACGATGATCGCCCGGGCCTTGGCCCAAACGCCCCGGGTCCTCTTGCTCGATGAGCCGACCGCCTTTCTCGATCTTCAGCATCAACTCGAGATCTGCTCGGTGCTGCGTCGTTTGACCGATGAGCAGGGCCTGACCGTCGTCATCGTGTCGCACGATTTGAACCTGGCCAGCCAGTATTGCGACCGGATCGTCATGCTGAAGGAAGGGTCGATGTATTCGATGGGCACGCCGGCTGAGGTGTTGTCGGTGGAGGCATTGCGGGCGGTCTATGGCTGTGAGGTCTTGATCGATCCGCATCCGGAGTCGGGACTGCCCAGGATTACCTTGCCGAGGCAGGCTGTGCCGTTCAGGGGATGA
- a CDS encoding polysaccharide biosynthesis protein — translation MMMKRAIDLFVAAIGLLALSPLFLLIAILVKLDSSGPVFFGQVRIGRRFRPFRIYKFRTMTRDASSNGGQLTIGEDARITRVGRVLRRHKIDELPQLLNILLGDMSLVGPRPEVPQYVELFKTDYSEILSVRPGLTDLASVKYVDEATILAAARDPEDEYRTVILPEKIRLAKLYVRNASLRFDVAIIAQTVFRLTGLPLVLCEIPELQSSHEHSFGEAVSRAIAWLIRWRRPLIVVVDLALIVCANYLAFLLRFDGSLSESETQLFVQVLPWLLAIRGGAFMLFSLNEGLWRYTGIWDLQRIVSGVFISTLAVYGLVYWGLGLTAYPRSILIIDSVLLIGLVTGIRLPSRLLGEKLVYRHKKNVLIVGAGHSGERIVREMKTNSSSRYQPVGLIDDNVSLLNKRIHGVKVLGTRSDLPRLLAEKQVVEVVLALSNAKPALLREIISALEPFKVSIKTLPNLSDLLADRSAESQMRSVSMSDLLPRAAVNSQADAMRHMIQGKCVLITGAGGSIGSELSRQVAALSPESLVLYERHENSLYLIAKELDDQGLGSFVHPVLGDVTDVARLSSTVTKYRPTIFFHAAAHKHVPLVELNPAEALKNNCMGTRMVAEVAARFGVERFVLISTDKAVNPSSVMGATKRVAELIVQGIARQSKTRFITVRFGNVLGSNGSVLLRFQEQIRAGGPVTVTDPGVRRYFMLIPEAVHLVLQAASLGEQGATYILNMGEQISVLDLARNLIRLSGFVPGQEIPIQFVGLRPGEKLSEELVGEGEATEPSPIENILRIRRIAPIDFDNLQNKVTALEAAARLNHTTWAIDRLRELVPEFHSPGELESVSVTAMPAVMEDLGVSRKTDSLVESGATPSV, via the coding sequence ATGATGATGAAACGAGCCATTGATCTCTTCGTTGCCGCGATCGGCCTATTGGCATTATCGCCGCTGTTCTTGCTGATTGCCATTCTGGTCAAGCTGGACTCTTCCGGGCCGGTCTTCTTTGGACAGGTTCGGATCGGTAGACGGTTTCGCCCGTTCCGAATCTATAAGTTTCGTACGATGACCAGAGACGCCTCGTCGAATGGGGGCCAGCTGACGATTGGAGAGGATGCTCGCATCACTCGAGTCGGTCGGGTGTTACGTCGGCACAAGATCGATGAGTTGCCTCAGCTGCTGAACATCCTGCTGGGTGATATGAGCCTGGTGGGTCCTAGGCCGGAAGTTCCGCAGTATGTCGAATTGTTCAAGACCGACTACAGTGAAATTTTATCTGTACGTCCGGGGCTCACCGATCTGGCCTCGGTTAAGTACGTCGACGAAGCGACGATTCTGGCCGCGGCACGTGATCCGGAAGACGAGTATCGAACAGTCATTCTTCCTGAGAAAATCCGCCTGGCTAAGCTGTATGTCCGCAATGCCTCATTGAGATTTGATGTGGCCATTATCGCGCAAACCGTCTTCCGACTGACTGGCCTGCCTCTCGTCCTGTGCGAGATACCTGAACTTCAATCTTCGCATGAACACTCCTTTGGAGAGGCCGTATCCAGAGCGATTGCCTGGTTGATTCGATGGCGGCGACCCCTGATCGTCGTGGTGGACCTTGCCCTCATTGTCTGCGCCAACTATCTGGCCTTTTTGTTACGCTTCGACGGAAGCCTTTCGGAGTCTGAGACACAACTGTTTGTTCAGGTGCTTCCCTGGCTCCTAGCCATAAGGGGAGGCGCGTTTATGTTGTTTAGTCTCAACGAAGGGCTCTGGCGATACACGGGGATATGGGATTTGCAACGGATTGTCAGTGGCGTCTTCATCAGTACCTTGGCCGTCTACGGCCTCGTCTATTGGGGGCTCGGGTTGACCGCGTACCCTCGTTCGATTCTGATCATCGACAGCGTATTGTTAATCGGGCTTGTCACCGGGATCCGGCTGCCGTCCCGATTACTGGGAGAAAAACTCGTCTATCGCCACAAGAAGAACGTGCTCATTGTCGGCGCGGGGCATTCCGGCGAGCGGATCGTGCGGGAAATGAAAACGAACAGTTCCTCTCGGTATCAACCGGTGGGACTCATCGACGATAATGTGTCCCTCCTCAACAAGCGGATTCATGGAGTCAAAGTGCTCGGAACCCGCAGCGACCTGCCTCGACTGCTCGCTGAGAAGCAAGTCGTGGAGGTTGTTCTGGCCTTGTCGAATGCCAAGCCGGCGCTTCTGAGAGAAATCATCTCTGCTCTTGAGCCGTTCAAGGTCTCCATCAAGACCCTGCCGAATTTGTCCGATCTTCTCGCTGATCGAAGTGCAGAAAGTCAGATGCGAAGCGTGTCTATGAGCGATCTGCTGCCGCGGGCTGCTGTGAATTCACAGGCCGATGCGATGAGGCACATGATTCAGGGAAAGTGCGTGTTGATCACGGGAGCCGGCGGTTCCATTGGATCGGAATTGTCGCGGCAAGTCGCCGCCCTGAGCCCGGAGTCGCTCGTCCTCTATGAGCGCCATGAAAACAGTCTCTACTTGATTGCCAAGGAGTTGGATGATCAGGGCCTTGGATCCTTTGTCCATCCGGTCCTCGGCGATGTGACGGATGTCGCTCGACTCTCTTCCACGGTCACCAAATACCGGCCGACCATTTTCTTCCATGCCGCTGCACACAAGCATGTACCGCTCGTTGAACTGAATCCGGCGGAAGCCCTCAAGAATAACTGTATGGGGACACGAATGGTCGCGGAGGTGGCCGCCCGGTTCGGTGTGGAGCGATTCGTCCTTATTTCCACGGACAAAGCCGTGAACCCATCGAGTGTCATGGGAGCCACCAAACGTGTAGCGGAGCTCATCGTCCAAGGGATCGCCCGGCAGAGCAAGACGCGTTTCATCACCGTCAGGTTTGGGAACGTACTCGGGAGTAACGGGAGCGTCCTCTTGCGATTCCAGGAACAAATTCGGGCCGGCGGTCCTGTCACGGTCACCGATCCAGGAGTGCGGCGGTACTTCATGCTCATTCCCGAAGCCGTGCACCTGGTATTGCAGGCCGCCTCACTAGGGGAGCAAGGTGCGACGTACATTTTGAACATGGGAGAACAGATCAGTGTCTTAGACCTTGCAAGGAACTTGATCCGGCTGTCTGGATTCGTGCCTGGCCAGGAAATTCCGATCCAATTCGTTGGGTTACGCCCAGGGGAAAAGCTCTCTGAAGAACTTGTCGGAGAAGGGGAGGCCACTGAGCCGTCCCCGATCGAGAACATTCTCAGAATTCGCCGCATTGCTCCGATTGATTTCGACAATTTGCAGAATAAGGTGACGGCTTTGGAAGCAGCCGCCCGTCTGAACCACACCACGTGGGCCATCGATCGGTTACGGGAACTGGTTCCAGAGTTTCACTCTCCCGGGGAACTGGAGAGTGTGTCTGTTACGGCTATGCCCGCGGTGATGGAGGATCTCGGTGTTTCCCGGAAGACGGACTCACTGGTGGAGTCCGGTGCAACTCCTTCGGTATAA
- a CDS encoding DegT/DnrJ/EryC1/StrS family aminotransferase — MTQFLPFHLPDIGEEEIDAVVSVLRSGWLTTGARAKQFEQDFAAMVGARFAIAVNSCTAALHLALEAIGIEEGDEVILPTMTFTATAEVVTYFKAKPVLVDCLPDTLNIDPDQIERAITSKTKAIIPVHFAGHPCDMDRISDIANRYGLRVIEDAAHALPARYRGRLIGTISDCTCFSFYATKNITTGEGGMITTDNPEWAERIRTMSLHGLSRDAWKRYDGHGSWFYEVLSPGFKYNLTDIAAALGIAQLHKSDRLWKTRERYAGLYDEGFRDLPEIVLPTAAAHVQHAWHLYVIRLDPERSGIGRDRLIEHLGKEHIGCSVHFIPLHLHPYYRDTWGYTSEQFPVATTAYQQIVSLPLYPKMTETDIQRVISVVRTLIQGSR; from the coding sequence ATGACACAATTCTTGCCGTTTCACCTCCCTGATATCGGGGAGGAGGAAATCGATGCCGTAGTCTCAGTTCTGCGGTCCGGTTGGTTGACCACGGGGGCAAGGGCCAAGCAGTTCGAGCAGGATTTTGCAGCCATGGTAGGCGCCCGTTTTGCCATCGCGGTCAATTCCTGCACCGCCGCGCTCCACCTTGCGCTTGAAGCCATCGGGATCGAGGAGGGCGATGAGGTTATTCTCCCCACGATGACCTTTACGGCAACAGCCGAGGTCGTGACCTATTTCAAAGCCAAGCCTGTTTTGGTGGATTGCCTTCCGGATACGTTGAATATCGATCCCGACCAGATCGAGCGAGCCATCACGTCGAAAACGAAAGCCATTATCCCGGTGCACTTTGCAGGACATCCCTGTGACATGGATCGCATTTCGGACATCGCAAATCGATACGGGCTCCGTGTCATCGAAGATGCGGCCCATGCGCTCCCGGCCCGCTATCGAGGACGGTTGATCGGCACCATCAGCGACTGCACCTGCTTTTCCTTCTATGCCACGAAGAACATCACCACCGGTGAAGGCGGCATGATTACGACCGACAATCCCGAGTGGGCGGAACGAATCCGGACCATGAGTCTCCATGGGCTGAGTCGTGATGCGTGGAAGCGATACGACGGTCACGGTTCATGGTTTTATGAAGTCCTCTCGCCGGGCTTCAAATACAATCTCACCGACATTGCTGCAGCCCTGGGTATTGCACAGCTCCACAAATCCGATCGTCTCTGGAAGACACGGGAACGGTATGCGGGTCTCTACGACGAAGGGTTTCGGGATCTCCCTGAAATCGTGCTTCCCACCGCGGCGGCTCATGTCCAACATGCATGGCACTTGTATGTCATTCGGCTGGACCCCGAACGGTCGGGGATCGGACGAGACCGGTTGATTGAGCATCTGGGGAAGGAGCACATCGGTTGTAGCGTCCATTTTATCCCGCTCCATCTTCACCCGTACTACCGCGACACCTGGGGTTATACCTCCGAGCAATTCCCGGTCGCCACGACTGCCTACCAGCAGATTGTGTCGCTGCCGCTCTACCCCAAGATGACCGAAACCGATATCCAACGTGTCATTTCAGTCGTTCGCACACTCATTCAAGGTTCCCGATGA
- a CDS encoding AAA family ATPase codes for MTTFDAERQIDQPHSGLPRDFLSVARHQKWIIVACILLSVVAAATYCLIATKLYRSETMILVEDQKIPENYVKGVDEGNLEQRIFVIQKQVRSRAVLTDIVNEFHLYPDLMEKEGPEAAVSALANGIMVEMVGKGPRGNFVGRSSLDAFTVSFIHESPRTAMEVTARVATRFIEQNLKTREQTAEGTTEFFDEEVLRAKAELERKENEISQFKSLHVGKLPQQIESNLRALDRLQGDLKASTESSQRLSDRLALVENAIRDYQRSGTPNLSLVPGSVEPDPLFRRLKELREKLVKLQAEFWDTYPDVVLTRDEMQDVQRKLTEVYGPDILKPGEKPVDPYLQDLRRQQTEAKSEWELQNKRQLGLQTEKRELERRIEKAPQIEQDLLILERDYDNMKTNYRSLLEKRLNARVAENLEKRQKGAQFRILDPASFPRVPESPNERRIMVFGLLFGCALGAGFALIRELSTPQFRRPEDIEHILGPQLLAVIPDFAIEYNRLRWQRYFPTARSAAIVPAEQGAVVGDLALIPSAHLKPRSPQPWNDDFIVKWMPHSLVAEQYRVAATRLALQKGNGDSTIVAVTSAVKGEGKTTTVINLGYTLARDLGLRTLLLDCDFAVPMPDHYVDTVAKWGLADWLTSDIPLESCFSEFADVPCWVMPVGNSDVSINELLKTERLPSILAQLRERFDIILVNTPPIFPLATMNVLANYIDHMVLVVRANSTPHQVVRRALKSLGTRVPFQVLLNRVGSDALPSYVYGHSYTQAKVQST; via the coding sequence ATGACCACATTCGATGCCGAAAGACAGATCGATCAGCCGCATTCTGGCCTTCCTCGCGATTTTTTGAGTGTAGCGAGACATCAGAAATGGATCATCGTCGCATGCATCCTCTTATCCGTGGTCGCCGCTGCGACATACTGTCTCATCGCCACGAAGTTATACCGCTCAGAGACCATGATCCTCGTCGAAGATCAGAAGATACCCGAAAACTACGTGAAGGGAGTAGACGAGGGAAATCTCGAACAGCGCATCTTCGTGATTCAAAAGCAGGTACGCAGCCGGGCGGTACTGACCGACATTGTGAACGAATTCCACTTGTATCCGGACCTAATGGAGAAGGAAGGGCCCGAGGCGGCCGTCTCGGCGCTGGCCAACGGGATTATGGTGGAAATGGTCGGCAAGGGCCCGCGCGGCAATTTTGTGGGTCGTAGCAGCCTTGACGCCTTTACGGTCTCCTTTATCCATGAGAGTCCTCGGACCGCCATGGAAGTGACCGCACGCGTGGCTACAAGGTTTATCGAGCAGAATTTGAAAACTCGTGAGCAGACCGCCGAGGGGACGACGGAATTTTTTGATGAGGAAGTTCTCAGAGCGAAGGCGGAACTTGAACGGAAGGAGAACGAGATCAGTCAGTTCAAGTCGCTGCACGTGGGAAAACTCCCTCAACAGATCGAATCGAACCTGCGTGCTCTCGACCGGCTGCAAGGCGACCTGAAAGCCAGCACTGAAAGTTCACAGCGACTGTCCGACCGGCTGGCGCTGGTAGAGAATGCGATTCGAGACTATCAACGGTCCGGCACCCCAAACCTCTCTCTCGTCCCCGGATCGGTAGAGCCGGATCCGCTCTTTCGTCGATTGAAGGAATTGCGGGAGAAGCTCGTCAAGTTACAGGCTGAATTCTGGGATACCTACCCGGACGTCGTTTTGACAAGAGATGAGATGCAAGACGTTCAGCGAAAACTCACGGAGGTATACGGTCCTGATATCCTTAAACCCGGTGAAAAACCGGTCGATCCGTACCTGCAGGATTTGAGGAGACAGCAAACAGAAGCCAAAAGCGAATGGGAGCTGCAGAACAAGCGGCAACTGGGGCTGCAGACTGAGAAGCGGGAGCTTGAGCGACGCATCGAGAAGGCGCCGCAAATCGAACAGGACTTGTTGATCCTGGAGCGTGACTACGACAACATGAAGACCAATTACCGGTCGCTTCTGGAGAAGCGCCTCAATGCCAGGGTGGCGGAAAACCTTGAGAAGCGACAGAAAGGTGCTCAATTTAGAATTCTCGACCCGGCGAGTTTTCCGAGAGTGCCTGAGTCTCCCAATGAGCGCCGGATTATGGTTTTTGGGCTCCTCTTCGGATGTGCGCTTGGGGCAGGATTTGCCTTGATCCGGGAACTCTCGACACCTCAATTCCGTCGTCCTGAGGATATTGAGCATATATTGGGACCGCAGCTACTTGCGGTAATTCCGGACTTCGCCATTGAATATAACCGCTTGAGGTGGCAGCGGTACTTTCCGACCGCTCGTTCAGCAGCTATTGTGCCTGCAGAACAGGGTGCCGTTGTGGGAGACCTCGCGCTGATTCCCTCGGCTCACCTGAAGCCGCGGAGCCCCCAGCCATGGAATGACGATTTTATTGTGAAATGGATGCCGCATTCTCTTGTGGCGGAGCAATATCGGGTCGCCGCGACGCGGCTCGCGTTGCAGAAGGGTAACGGAGATTCGACCATTGTGGCTGTCACTAGCGCAGTCAAAGGAGAAGGAAAAACAACGACAGTGATCAATCTCGGCTATACACTTGCGCGGGATTTAGGTCTGCGCACGCTCTTGCTGGATTGCGATTTTGCGGTTCCGATGCCGGACCATTACGTTGATACCGTCGCCAAGTGGGGGCTGGCCGATTGGCTTACAAGCGATATTCCTCTCGAGAGTTGTTTCTCAGAGTTTGCCGATGTCCCTTGTTGGGTGATGCCGGTCGGGAATTCGGATGTGTCTATAAACGAGTTATTGAAAACGGAACGCCTGCCGAGCATCCTTGCCCAGTTGCGTGAACGGTTCGATATCATTCTTGTCAACACACCACCCATTTTCCCTTTGGCGACCATGAATGTCCTTGCGAATTACATCGATCATATGGTGCTCGTTGTGCGCGCCAATTCAACTCCTCATCAGGTCGTCAGGCGCGCGCTGAAATCCCTCGGCACGCGTGTGCCGTTCCAGGTGTTGCTCAACCGGGTAGGGAGCGATGCCTTGCCTTCCTATGTCTATGGTCACTCTTACACGCAAGCGAAAGTCCAGTCGACGTAA